In Gossypium arboreum isolate Shixiya-1 chromosome 5, ASM2569848v2, whole genome shotgun sequence, a single genomic region encodes these proteins:
- the LOC108485813 gene encoding protein RADIALIS-like 3, which produces MASASSWTPKQNKLFENALVIYDKDTPDRWHNLARAVGGKTVEEVKLHYQNLVEDIQQIESGQVPLPPYKKAGENKGYNFMDGEQRMRNLRLQ; this is translated from the exons ATGGCCTCAGCTTCGAGCTGGACACCAAAGCAAAACAAGTTGTTCGAGAATGCTTTAGTTATCTACGACAAAGATACCCCAGACCGCTGGCACAATCTAGCCAGGGCAGTTGGAGGGAAAACCGTGGAGGAAGTGAAGCTACATTACCAGAACCTTGTCGAAGACATCCAACAGATTGAGTCCGGCCAAGTGCCCTTACCTCCTTACAAGAAAGCTGGAGAGAACAAAGGATACAATTTCATGGATGGAGAACAAAG GATGAGGAATCTGAGGCTTCAGTGA